AATTTTTAAGCGAAAAAAAAATTATATTTGTCAAAAAAATAATTAATTACCGGGAAATGAAACAAATTTTCTACTTTATTTTACTAATCGCAGGATTTTCCTCAATACACTCCTGCAAAAATCTATTGGATGAGGATGGGAATCCTTTATTGGATCTGAATAGTACAGAAGGTTTAAGCGGCCCAAGAGCGCTATACAGAGAAGTTACAGATAAAGATACCCTTGCAGAATATCACTACAGCGGGCTTCTTGTGACAAAAGTGATCACAGACAGCGCTTCTATTACAGATATCATGTACAGTGGTGACAAAATAAGCCAGATCAATTTTAACGGGTTTTTAGATCTTGACGGAAACGGTAAGCTGGATAAAGACAGTGTTTCTTATACACAGTTATTCACATATGTCAACAATACACTGCAGACCATCTCTGAAAACCGTGCTATTTTCAGAAGACCTCCACCGGTTCCGCCGGCAACGACTCCTGGTCCGCAGACATTACTGAAAAAAGAACAGTCTCTTTATAAAATTGTATTCAGTAAAGCTACAGGGAAGCTGGATTCCATCATTATGAAGAATGGTCCGGATGTACCGGGTACTTCGTCTCCTTTTACCGACTATTCCAAAACAGCTTATAAATATATAGGTGACAATGTTTCTAATGTGACTAGACATTACGGAACAATGTCAGGAGGTGGATTCGGAGCGGTTACCAACAAATACAGCTATGATTATTATGCATATGATGATCAGGTGAGTCCTTTCACTTTGCTGCCACAGGTGTATAAAATCTCAAGACTATTATCTACCGTGATCAATGATAAGGAAAGTCTTATCCTGTCTCCTAACAACCCTAAGAGATGGTCATTCACAGATCTTACTCCTCCTATTCCTACTGCAATTGTGAGAAGTACCAATTATGTGTATGATCCACAGACTTATATGACGAAAGGATATGGCGTAAACTATATTTACAAACCACAATAGAATCATTTTTCAACAATATTTAAAACTCAATCTGTATAAGGTTGAGTTTTTATTTTTTATCCCTTAATTTTGCAAAAAATTTCTGATGAAATATTTAATCGTCGGCCTTGGTAATAAAGGTGCGGAATATGAAAATACACGACATAATATAGGTTTTAAAGTAGCGGAGAAAATTGCTGAAGTACTTGAAGTCCCATTTAACAGTTCAAACTTTGGCTGGATGGCAGAAGGAAAATACAAGGGCAGAAAAGTCTTTGTGCTGAAGCCGGATACCTATATGAACCTTTCCGGTAATGCGGTAAAATACTGGATGCAGAAAGAGAATATTCCTTTGGAAAATGTACTGATTGTAACGGATGATCTTGCACTTCCTTTCGGGACCTTAAGAATGAAGGGGAAAGGTTCTGATGCGGGGCATAATGGCCTGAAAAATATTAATGAAGTACTGCAGACTCAAAACTATGCCAGGCTTCGTTTTGGGATCTCGGCAGATTTTGCAGCCGGACGCCAGGTAGATTATGTGCTTGGAACTTGGAATGAAGAAGAGGCAGCAAAACTTTCTGAGCGAATTGAAACCTTTTCCAAAGCCAGCCTTTCTTTTGTTTTTGCAGGAATCAGCAATACGATGTCTGCTTTTAACGGGAAATAGTTAAGCCGGCACGGAGTAAGGTCGCTGCTGTCTGTTTTTTATGATCAGCGGTTTTTATAAAAACGATAAGATTAATACCGTCATTTTAAATACCAATAAAGGCCACCGGATGTCCGGTGGCCTTTGATGTACTTTGAAATTAATTTCCAATCAGTTTATCTGAGTTAGATTATATGATATAGTTTTTGCGGCTGCTGAAACCGGAAGAATAGTCTTACAACCAGCTTACAGCACCTGTTTCAACATCGTAATTGGCACCAACGATTTTGATCTTACCTTCCTGTTCAAGGTTTCTAAGCGTTGAGCTTTGTTTACGGATTTCTTCAATCGCATTTTTTACGTTCTGGTGATTAAGTCTTTCCAAAAGAGAGCTGTTTTTAGAGGAACGCTCTTCATTTTCCTCAATCACTTCATTGATGATAGGAGTAAAATGATTGATCAGGTGGTTCAGGTTATCCATTCCCAATCCTTCAATCTGTGCAGCATCAAGACCTCCTTTTAAAGCTCCGCATTTAGTATGTCCTAAAACTACGATAAGCTTGGAACCGGCTACATTACATCCGAATTCCATTGAACCCAGAATATCCTGATTGACAAAGTTACCGGCAATTCTGATACTGAAAACATCTCCCAATCCCTGGTCAAAGATCAGTTCTGCAGAAGTACGGCTGTCTATACAGCTTAGGACTACAGCAAAAGGCCACTGTCCTTCACGGGTAGCATTTACCTGCTCAAGAAGATCCCTGTTTGCCTTCAGGTTATTAACGAACCTTTGGTTTCCTTCTTTTAAAAATTCCAATGCTTTTTCAGGAGTTATAGTCGATTGAGTTTCGTATGTATGTGCTTTCATATGAATTGTATTGTTTTGATTTTTAAAGTTAAAAAAATTGATGATCAATGAGCTTACATAGCTCTTTTATGTGTGATCAGAATGTGAGAGTCCTGGCTTCTTTCATAATCTCTGTATGAAGTTTTAAAGCCCAGGAGTTCCACGTTGATGTCTTCCTCCTTTGCCCGGATATTGGCAAAATCCTGAATCATTTCCAGTACATCTGTAGCGATGTATGATGTTTCTCTGGCGTCAATAATCACGGTGGAGTTCGGTTTTATATTTTTAAGTGTTTTTTTAATGGCTGCTTTATTTAAGAATGAAACTTCTTCAGCAAGTTTAATCTTGATCCCGTCAGCATCATCCAGTTTTTCTCTGCTCAGATAATAAGCTCTTTTCATATTTCCCTGAAGAATATAGAAAATAGAGATGGCAAGCCCAATTCCTACCCCTTTTAATAAATCGGTAGCCACAACAGCCACAACTGTTGCCACGAATGGTACAAACTGGAATTTTCCAAGATGCCAGAAATGCTTGAATGTAGCAGGCTTAGCCAGTTTATATCCTACCAGGATCAATACGGCAGCAAGGGTTGCCAGCGGGATCAGGTTAAGGATAAAAGGAATGGAAAGAACGCATACCAAAAGCAATACACCGTGGATCATGGCAGAGAGTTTAGAAGTGGCTCCTGCATTGGCATTGGCAGAACTTCTTACCACTACGGAGGTCATTGGAAGTCCCCCGATGAATGAGCTCACCAGGTTTCCTATTCCCTGAGCTTTCAGTTCAAGGTTGGTATCCGTAATTCTTCTCTGTTTGTCTAATCTGTCTGATGCTTCAATACAAAGCAGGGTTTCTATAGAAGCTACAATGGCAATAGTGGCTCCTACGATCCATACTTTGGGATTGGTAAACCCTCCGAAATCCGGCATGGTGATCAGATTTTTAAAATCATCCAGAGTCTGGGGTACAGGTAAAAGCACCAAATGCTCTTTACCGATTGCCAGTGAGCTTCCGGACAATTTGAAAACCTCATTCAGGAGAATACCGGCTACTACGGCTACCAGGGCACCCGGAAGCATCTTCATTCTTCTCAGTGCAGGAATTTTATCCCATGCGATAAGAATTCCTACAGATACCAGTGTTACGATGATAGCTCCGGTGTGAACGGCACCAAACAGTTCTGTAAAATAATTCAGATTGATTCCATTGCTGAAAAGAGACTGATTTCCTTCATAGTCTTTGTCAAATCCCAACGCATGAGGAATTTGTTTTAAAATAATAATGATACCGATGGCGGCAAGCATTCCTTCAATAACGTTGTTGGGGAAATAGTTGGAAATACTTCCCGCTCTTACAAACCCCAGAACCAGCTGGATCAGTCCTGCAATAATCCCTGCACACAGAAAAAGTTCAAATGCGCCAAGATCTGTAATCGCCGTTAAGACAATTGCAGTAAGACCTGCAGCAGGCCCGGAAACAGAGATGTTTGAATTACTCATAAAACCTACAACCAGTCCGCCAACGATCCCGGAAATAATTCCGGATAATGGTGGTGCACCGGAAGCCAAAGCGATTCCTAAGCACAGTGGTAGTGCCACTAAGAATACAACGAGCCCGGAAGGGAAATTCTCCTTGATTCCTCCTAATAATGATGTTTTTTTCATGATTTCTTGAAAATGCTATAACTGATCGATTTATTCTTAAATAATCAATTATAAAAGATTGGAAAATTAATTTAAAAGTACATACGGAGCATTCAGTGCCGTAAATGGCATGAATACAGTAAAAAATAATCTAATTATACTTAAAAATTAAGCTTCCGGAGGCGGAGAAAATATGGTGAGTAAAGGCGACAGATGAAAGGAATCATCTACCAGCACAAAAGACACGCCCTGAAGATCAGGTTCGGAAAACTTCAGATAGTCAAAAACATCCAAAGGTTTCGGAATGGTCTTTTCGTATACAATAAATGAGGATGGGTGAGAATGTGGCTCTTCTTCATTGACTATTATATTTGTTCTCAGAATATCCCAGCCCGCTACCGCAGCAATGCTTGGCAGCGCTGTAAAATTCAGAAAAAACGTTAATACAATAATACTCCAGAATTTCATCTTACATTCTTTTTGGAAAAACTATTTAGTCTTTCTGCTCATTACCCAGTCAGAACCGGTAAGGTTGTAGATTTTCTGGATATCTTTCAAGGTTTTCTCAAAATCAATCTCCAGATCAATAATCTTACCTGTTCTAAGGTCAAATACCCAGCCGTGTACAACAGGTTGTTCTTCTAAAATATATCTTTCCTGTACACAAGCCATTTTGATCACGTTGATACACTGCTCCTGAACATTAAGTTCCACAAGCCTGTCATAACGTTTGTCCTCGTCTTCGATAGCATCAAGCTCAGTCTGGTGCAATCTGTAAACATCACGGATGTTTCTCAGCCATGGATTTAATAATCCTAAATCCTGAGGAGTCATCGCTGCTTTTACTCCACCGCAATTGTAATGTCCACATACCACAATGTGCTTTACCTTCAGATGCTCAACCGCATATTGAATCACGGCTGTAGAGCTCATGTCTAAAGTATTGACCACATTGGCAATGTTTCTGTGAACGAAAACCTCTCCCGGCTTTGCACCCATCAATTCTTCTGCTGTAGCTCTGCTGTCTGAACATCCGATATACAGATAGTCAGGATGCTGAGTTTTTGCCAGCTCATGGAAGAAATTCGGATCTTCTGAAACTTTAGATTCTACCCATTTTCTATTGTTTTCAAAAATAACTTCGTACGATTGTGACATAATTTTAAATTTTTTACAGGTTTATAATTATTTATTTCGTTTAAATTATTTTTAAAATCAATAGACTAAATCAATAATTGTGCAAAAATATACTTTTTGCAGAAGAATTAATCACTTTTAACAAAGTTTAATATTAAAATATGCTTAAAATCATGTCTAATATCCCGGTATACTTTGTCTTACAGTGGGTAGCCGCTGCCTGATAACTCAAACGTTTAAAAACTAAGATAAAATTACGAAGTATAAATTATAAATTAAGGATTATGAATTAAAATATTCTTAATTTTTTCAATAAAATCATATTTACAGGAAATAGGTTGTAAATCAATCGTTTTGTATCCGGAAAAATGAATAAATTAAAACCCTGATTTTAAGCTAACAGTGCCAATGCAGGATTCTGATTTTCAGACATTGTCTCCTTTGTTTTATTGGGCAGGAATTTTTATTGCCTGTTTTTCTGCATTCCTGATCGCCGGAAAACGCAAAAAAATAATGGCAGATTACCTGTTGGCAGTCTGGTCCCTCATCATAGGGATACATCTTGTTTTTTTTGTATTATTTTTTACAGGCAGCTATGTAAGGTTCCCTTATTTCCTGGGTTACGAAGTTTTACTTCCATTTATTCATGGTCCTATGCTGTATTTATATGTGCTTTCTGTGACTGGAAAAAGACCCGGTAAGAAGATCTGGTTACTGCATTCAATTCCGGTTTTTATAGTCTTCCTGATCCTGTCTCAGCTTTTGATCCTGTCGCCCTGGGATAGGCTGGTTATTTATCAGAATGGAGCCGGCGAGTATAAGATAGTGAGCACTATTCTCAAATGTCTGATGATCTTTTCCGGAGTCTTTTATATAGGTTTAAGCATTTCTGCAATGAGAAACTATAAGAAAGGACTTTCCGATCAATATTCAAATACTGAAAAAATGAACATGAACTGGATATATTATCTTATCATAGGGATGGCACTGATATGGATTGCTGTTATCGTAAGAAATGATATCTTAATTTTTACTATAGTGGTTCTGTTTATTCTGGTAGCTGCTTATTTTGGGATCAGCCGTGTTGGTATCTTAAACCTCGCTGCTGGATCTGAAGGTAGTCAAGGAAAACCTGTAAATGATGGTATTTCTGGCATCACAAAGTATCAGAAAACGTCCCCGGGTGATGATGCGATACAGGATATTTATGAAAGGCTGATGCACAGGATGGAGCAGGGAAAATTATACACGGATCCGGAACTTAATCTGAATTATGTTGCCCAGTTATTGGATGTTCATCCCAATATCCTATCCCAGACCATTAATACGATGGAACAAAAGAACTTTTATGATTATATCAACCGGCAGAGGATTGAAGAGTTTAAAAGAATAGCCTGCCTTCCGGAAAATCAGAAATTCACCATTCTTTCCCTGGCTTTTGAAAGTGGATTCAATTCCAAAACATCATTTAACCGGAACTTTAAGAAATATATGAATTGTTCTCCCCGTGAATTTTTACGGAGCCAGAGTATTGATTTGGAATAAGACTACAGGAGCAGGAAACAGAAAGCTGAGAGTTATTCAATTTTAACACGAGTGAATTTAATGGAAGCGGATATTGGTTTTACCCTTGCTGTTTAATAAATTCCAGCCTCCAGCTTAGGTCGTACAGTAAAATAAATAGGTTCCACCTTTCATTCTGGAACAATTGAAACCTTTGTAATCCTCATTTTTACGGAAAAATTGAACTGCCCTTATGAAAAAGTTACTATTTGTGATTATGTGCATATTTGCATTGTTAATCGGAGCTTATCCTTTGATCTATGTCTTTGTGGATCATCAGCATACTTTTCTGGGTTCCAAATCTCCCGAGCTTCTTCATCATCTCATCTGGAGAACTGCATTTTTTGCTCATATTATTTTTGGAGGGCTGGCACTCTTTATCGGCTGGCGTCAGTTTGGGGAGTCCTTCAGGAATAAATATATCAGGATGCACCGATCCATAGGGAAGATTTATGTTGTGTCAGTACTCATCAGTTCCGTGTCTGCTATTTATATGGGAGTTTACGCCAACGGGGGAGTGGTTTCAGCAGCGGGTTTTATCTGCCTTGGCTTCATCTGGCTCATCACAACAGTGATGGGAGTTGTATCTGTACGAAAAAAAGAAATGACCCGGCACAGGCAGTTCATGATCTACAGTTATGCCTGTACCTTTGCCGCTGTAACGCTTAGATTATGGTATCCGTTGCTGAAGAACATGACCCATGATCCTGCCGGTTCTTATATTGTGGTAGCATGGTTGTGCTGGGTACCGAATATATTGGCGGCCTATCTTATTAACAGGAACCTGAAGATGATGAACTGAGATTTTTGCATAAAAAAGCCGGCCCCGAAAGGGGCCGGCTTCATCTGATCAAAACAGGTTGTTATTCTTTGATGATTTTCACCAGTGTTTCAGAATTATTGATTCTTACTAAATAAGCTCCTGATATTAAAGAAGATAAATCGGTCTTCTCATTTTCAAATTTTCCGGATCTGATCATTTGCCCGGACATATTGTAGATCTGGTAATAATACTCTTTAGTCTCATTCGGCTTGATATAAAGTATATTTTTTACCGGATTCGGATATACAGTGAGTTTGTCTTTTACAAGTATTTCTTCCACTTTTGCTCTTTCAAAAGGTGCTGACGCTTTTTTAAGTGCATCCTTAGGTACCGCAATGGCGTTAGGATCATATCTGCCTATTTCATTGCCGTTAGCATCATACTTAATTTCCGCACAACGGCAAGACATAGCTGCCTGTGGACGGAAGCCGTATGTAGGTGTCAGATAATATAGCCTGTCATTCGCTCCGGGAGTCTGGGTAATGGTTGCGTTGAAAAACATTCCTAATGAAAAGCCTCCTCCTCCCTGATTGGCAGAAGTCCATATTCCGGATTTCATAAATGTGTCAGGATTACCTCCCAGCTGAGAATCTTTCAGTAGATTTCCTCCATTCATTCCCCGTATTCCGTTATTGGGAAAAGTTCCGATATTATATTCAGGCTTGGTTAAAACAAAGCCATATCGGTATGAACCTATACCTGAATTTCCGTAAACAAAGCTGCCAACATAATTCATTTTATTGATATCATAAGATTCATTGTTCACAAAAGCATTGTCTTTTCCAGGATCAATTCCATAAGAGCTGGTGAACTTAGCATTGTAGAACCACGGGGTATTTCCTTTTGAAATAAGATTCCCCAGAATTATACCTGTAGAAACACTTTGAAGATCTACAATTCTCCAGCCCGCAGGACAAGGGTCATATGCTGACTTTTCGGTAGCGTGTCCCCATCTGTCCGGCATATTTCCATTTTCATCAGAAACCCAGTCAAGTTTTGTGGCATCAGGCTGATACAAAAAGTTCAGTGGATTATTTACAGAATATTTAACCACTTTTTTTAACTTGTCAGCTTTGGTATCGGTACCTGAAACATTGGCAGCTGCAGAATACGTATTATAAGGCTGGGTATAATTCGCTAAATATTCAGTTTCCAGGATATTGTTTGTATAGGGAATTGCTCCTGTAGTAGGGTTTGCCGGATTATTCTGTCTGTATACAAAATAATCGTTGAATGGTCTTTTGCCATTTACGAAATGATTATAAAACATTCCGGGATTATAAAATACAGGCAACGGATCTTTTCGGCCCCACTGATAATGAAGACCTCCACTGTCATGCATTTGATCTAATCTTGCCACTGCAGTTGGATTAAAATTATTATAAGAACCTAATGGACCTGCGTAATCCATCGTATTGAATCCAAATATATGCTCATTGATGAAAGGCAGTTTGGCTCCTAAATCCCTATCCATAAAGGTGGTTTTCATAGGTACTCCTGCACTGGTCATCGGATCTGCAAACTGTTCATTAGCAGGGATGACTCCTCCATTACCCGCATTTTCAGGATCGAATGTATATTTTTCGATTACGGATCTCGGGGCCCAGATATGCCAGCTCCAGATTACAGGATCATTATGCTTATTGGCGGTCCAGCCTCCATTTCCTACATGAAGTGCTACAACAGCATTTCCCGTTGCATTCTGATTTAATGTAACTTTTAGGACAGCTGTTTCAATAGAACCATCGATAATTTCCATTTTCTGGATCAGATCTTTATTGCTTGTCCATACTACTGACGATGATTTTGCAGACTCTGCAGGAAAGCTGTAATCAGTACTCAGATAAAGTTTATGCATTGCATAAGCTTTTTTCAATGGTATTTCAATAATCCTGTCATTGTCTTTATTCGGATCAATTTTATTTCCGTTCGGGTTTGGAGTAACAAGGCCGGGATTGGTATATTCTACATAACTGTTTGGAAGTTTCGTCCATGATTTTAATGTTTCAAGTGAATAGGTATCATTTGCAGAGGCAATGAATTCTGTTTCAAATTCTGCGGGCATGAAAGCATTGTTCGGATCAGCTATACAACGCACACCGCCACTGCCAAGGTAAGCACTGCTTGC
This portion of the Chryseobacterium arthrosphaerae genome encodes:
- the pth gene encoding aminoacyl-tRNA hydrolase, whose translation is MKYLIVGLGNKGAEYENTRHNIGFKVAEKIAEVLEVPFNSSNFGWMAEGKYKGRKVFVLKPDTYMNLSGNAVKYWMQKENIPLENVLIVTDDLALPFGTLRMKGKGSDAGHNGLKNINEVLQTQNYARLRFGISADFAAGRQVDYVLGTWNEEEAAKLSERIETFSKASLSFVFAGISNTMSAFNGK
- a CDS encoding carbonic anhydrase, giving the protein MKAHTYETQSTITPEKALEFLKEGNQRFVNNLKANRDLLEQVNATREGQWPFAVVLSCIDSRTSAELIFDQGLGDVFSIRIAGNFVNQDILGSMEFGCNVAGSKLIVVLGHTKCGALKGGLDAAQIEGLGMDNLNHLINHFTPIINEVIEENEERSSKNSSLLERLNHQNVKNAIEEIRKQSSTLRNLEQEGKIKIVGANYDVETGAVSWL
- a CDS encoding SulP family inorganic anion transporter; the encoded protein is MKKTSLLGGIKENFPSGLVVFLVALPLCLGIALASGAPPLSGIISGIVGGLVVGFMSNSNISVSGPAAGLTAIVLTAITDLGAFELFLCAGIIAGLIQLVLGFVRAGSISNYFPNNVIEGMLAAIGIIIILKQIPHALGFDKDYEGNQSLFSNGINLNYFTELFGAVHTGAIIVTLVSVGILIAWDKIPALRRMKMLPGALVAVVAGILLNEVFKLSGSSLAIGKEHLVLLPVPQTLDDFKNLITMPDFGGFTNPKVWIVGATIAIVASIETLLCIEASDRLDKQRRITDTNLELKAQGIGNLVSSFIGGLPMTSVVVRSSANANAGATSKLSAMIHGVLLLVCVLSIPFILNLIPLATLAAVLILVGYKLAKPATFKHFWHLGKFQFVPFVATVVAVVATDLLKGVGIGLAISIFYILQGNMKRAYYLSREKLDDADGIKIKLAEEVSFLNKAAIKKTLKNIKPNSTVIIDARETSYIATDVLEMIQDFANIRAKEEDINVELLGFKTSYRDYERSQDSHILITHKRAM
- a CDS encoding carbonic anhydrase — translated: MSQSYEVIFENNRKWVESKVSEDPNFFHELAKTQHPDYLYIGCSDSRATAEELMGAKPGEVFVHRNIANVVNTLDMSSTAVIQYAVEHLKVKHIVVCGHYNCGGVKAAMTPQDLGLLNPWLRNIRDVYRLHQTELDAIEDEDKRYDRLVELNVQEQCINVIKMACVQERYILEEQPVVHGWVFDLRTGKIIDLEIDFEKTLKDIQKIYNLTGSDWVMSRKTK
- a CDS encoding helix-turn-helix domain-containing protein: MQDSDFQTLSPLFYWAGIFIACFSAFLIAGKRKKIMADYLLAVWSLIIGIHLVFFVLFFTGSYVRFPYFLGYEVLLPFIHGPMLYLYVLSVTGKRPGKKIWLLHSIPVFIVFLILSQLLILSPWDRLVIYQNGAGEYKIVSTILKCLMIFSGVFYIGLSISAMRNYKKGLSDQYSNTEKMNMNWIYYLIIGMALIWIAVIVRNDILIFTIVVLFILVAAYFGISRVGILNLAAGSEGSQGKPVNDGISGITKYQKTSPGDDAIQDIYERLMHRMEQGKLYTDPELNLNYVAQLLDVHPNILSQTINTMEQKNFYDYINRQRIEEFKRIACLPENQKFTILSLAFESGFNSKTSFNRNFKKYMNCSPREFLRSQSIDLE
- a CDS encoding DUF2306 domain-containing protein, which gives rise to MKKLLFVIMCIFALLIGAYPLIYVFVDHQHTFLGSKSPELLHHLIWRTAFFAHIIFGGLALFIGWRQFGESFRNKYIRMHRSIGKIYVVSVLISSVSAIYMGVYANGGVVSAAGFICLGFIWLITTVMGVVSVRKKEMTRHRQFMIYSYACTFAAVTLRLWYPLLKNMTHDPAGSYIVVAWLCWVPNILAAYLINRNLKMMN